The Fusarium oxysporum Fo47 chromosome II, complete sequence genome includes a region encoding these proteins:
- a CDS encoding succinyl-CoA synthetase-like protein, translating into MKPDTDLTQQYGTKVVGGVSPGKGGQPHLDLPVFNTVKEAMEEVKPDVSAVFVPATFAAAAILEAIEAEIPLVVSVAEHVPVHDMLRVHEVLRTQSKTRLVGPNCPGIIAPNQCRVGIMPYKQYTRGCVGIVSKSGTLSYEAVGSTSRAGLGQSIVVGMGGDMLPGTTLADGLKLFFNHDETKGIIVIGEIGGEAELEAAELIREHRRTFPKPKPVIAMVAGRTAPEGKAMGHAGAIWRNGDVTAEAKSKALEDAGAIIVPHPGVMGEKMKELLGMKGRISSWVGDDQRIPAVLGNEEI; encoded by the exons ATGAAGCCAGACACTGACTTGACACAAC AATATGGAACAAAGGTCGTCGGAGGCGTCTCTCCAGGCAAAGGTGGCCAGCCACACCTAGACCTTCCAGTCTTCAACACCGTCAAAGAG GCGATGGAGGAAGTCAAACCCGACGTCAGCGCCGTATTTGTTCCCGCAACATTCGCAGCTGCAGCTATTCTCGAAGCAATTGAAGCAGAGATTCCTCTTGTTGTCTCTGTAGCAGAGCACGTACCCGTTCACGATATGCTTCGGGTTCATGAGGTCTTGAGAACACAGTCGAAGACACGGCTGGTGGGTCCCAATTGTCCTGGTATCATCGCCCCAAACCAGTGTCGCGTTGGCATCATGCCCTACAAGCAGTATACTCGCGGCTGTGTTGGGATAGTGTCCAAATCAGGTACATTGAGTTACGAAGCTGTCGGATCAACTTCACGAGCTGGCCTGGGACAGAGTATCGTTGTAGGCATGGGAGGCGACATGCTACCAG GCACGACCCTGGCCGATGGActgaagctcttcttcaaccatgATGAAACCAAGGGAATCATCGTAATTGGAGAGATCGGGGGTGAGGCAGAGCTCGAGGCCGCGGAGCTCATTAGAGAGCACCGTCGCACATTCCCTAAACCGAAGCCTGTCATAGCGATGGTAGCAGGACGCACAGCGCCTGAAGGAAAGGCTATGGGACATGCCGGTGCGATCTGGAGAAACGGAGATGTTACTGCGGAGGCGAAAAGTAAAGCTCTCGAAGATGCGGGAGCTATCATCGTGCCGCACCCTGGTGTTATGGGTGAAAAGATGAAGGAGTTGCTTGGGATGAAG gggcggattagtagttgggtcggtgacgaccagcgaatccccgctgtt TTAGGCAATGAGGAGATCTAA
- a CDS encoding aspartic peptidase domain-containing protein encodes MRSVFLAALPLGAFPILILPCSATFEASGHGHIEYPIRHIPRSVSSFGEVFINNEKWLYTVEIAIGNPPQKTLVQVDTGSSDLWVNANCSSAPAEFGQQELCEEVPRFDHRLSNSSKGPLGSKLLGYGSGDELNGALVDIYQDTVTIGDIKVRNQMFGVASNSRGLPIGIMGLGPGFNGSFAVNESDPLLLDSMAIQGAITSRVYSLALGTTDDKQGSLIFGGLDKGRFFGTLYKTPIVKSRDGGSRLTINISSIGADAGNGSTKAYPLKDTNFHLDSGHTFSKLNKELAEQIFRDVGAELDRELGFYMVDCKLRDHAGGLVLNFGENTTITVPLRELIYTAQGLCAVGVEPVEEGKQQILGDSFLRAAYVVFDFDNKNVHIAQAANCTSEIVAIGAGSDAVPSVTGNCQAPGFGTGKVSAAAHCFPGGILGSLVLASAAISMLSAL; translated from the exons ATGCGATCTGTATTCCTTGCTGCACTCCCATTGGGTGCGTTTCCCATTCTTATCTTGCCATGCTCGGCGACCTTTGAAGCATCTGGTCATGGACATATCGAGTATCCCATAAGGCACATTCCGCGATCAGTCAGCTCCTTCGGTGaagtcttcatcaacaacgagaaATGGCTCTACACAGTCGAGA TCGCTATTGGAAACCCACCACAAAAGACATTAGTCCAAGTCGATACTGGTTCAAGCGACCTCTGGGTCAACGCAAACTGTTCCTCGGCCCCGGCTGAATTCGGTCAGCAAGAGTTATGTGAGGAAGTCCCCCGGTTTGACCATAGGCTATCGAACTCTAGTAAGGGCCCCCTTGGCTCGAAGCTGTTGGGATATGGGTCTGGCGATGAGCTTAATGGTGCTTTGGTGGACATTTATCAAGATACAGTGACTATCGGAG ACATCAAGGTTAGGAACCAGATGTTCGGCGTCGCTTCCAATAGCCGAGGTTTGCCGATTGGTATCATGGGTCTTGGTCCAGGTTTCAACGGTTCATTCGCTGTCAACGAATCAGATCCTCTTCTTTTAGACTCTATGGCGATCCAAGGAGCTATCACTAGCAGAGTCTATAGTCTCGCACTTGGTACTACCGATGACAAGCAAG GCTCTCTGATCTTTGGTGGTCTTGACAAAGGCAGGTTTTTTGGAACCTTGTACAAGACTCCAATCGTGAAGAGTCGAGACGGCGGTTCGAG GCTCACAATCAACATCTCCTCCATTGGTGCCGACGCAGGTAACGGTAGCACCAAGGCCTATCCTCTGAAAGACACCAACTTCCACTTAGATAGCGGCCACACCTTCTCCAAACTCAACAAAGAACTCGCCGAGCAAATCTTCCGAGATGTTGGTGCCGAGCTTGATAGGGAGCTAGGGTTCTACATGGTCGACTGCAAACTCCGAGATCATGCAGGGGGGCTCGTTCTTAACTTCGGAGAAAATACAACCATCACTGTTCCGCTTCGGGAGCTCATATACACAGCTCAAGGGCTCTGCGCAGTTGGAGTTGAGCCTGTTGAGGAGGGTAAACAGCAGATCCTTGGGGATAGCTTCTTGAGAGCTGCTTATG TTGTATTCGACTTTGATAACAAGAATGTGCATATTGCTCAGGCTGCCAACTGTACTTCGGAGATCGTGGCCATCGGAGCAGGAAGCGATGCTGTTCCCTCTGTAACCGGCAACTGTCAAGCTCCGGGTTTTGGTACAGGGAAAGTTTCTGCTGCGGCTCATTGTTTTCCAGGTGGGATTCTAGGTAGCCTAGTTCTAGCTTCAGCCGCAATTTCTATGTTGTCGGCCCTGTAG
- a CDS encoding succinyl-CoA synthetase-like protein, whose protein sequence is MALRIRSELQNISLFSNTFNTQIRCLHIHEYQSQKLMKQKGIPIPMGQLVRSKRAGQVMMQRVGGKNPHALLKPQTLRGKRKFSEITHETWGKDRIKVLLCYIRETTGQKDHRDLTIPLYMEKFVEHEEKWRLTMAVDRERYRPIIKIRDTKDPQGLPNALYERAFQEVFEFSLSTGITEELLSDIAQSFHLGKDSRDSLREVIRRLFSIFREKDALSLETDLLFLKDGKFMCNNSDFFFDDAARERQRKLFFLRDKKQEIPEELRAEKHGLVYVHMDGNIGNVVNGAGLAMATNDAISLYGGSSANFLDAGGQATKETMLQAFKIIMSDMRVKVILVNIYGGITRCDMIAESIIAAASELGPLKVPMVVRLQGTNSEAGLKLLKDATLNIHVEADFGKAAQEAVRLADIGAKAES, encoded by the exons ATGGCTCTTAGAATTAGATCCGAACTACAAAAtatttctttgttctcgaACACGTTTAAT ACTCAGATAAGATGTCTCCATATACACGAATATCAGTCACAGAAGCTCATGAAACAA AAAGGAATACCTATTCCAATGGGTCAGCTCGTTAGATCAAAGCGAGCTGGACAGGTTATGATGCAACGTGTAGGAGGAA AAAACCCTCACGCACTTCTAAAGCCTCAAACCCTCCGTGGTAAACGAAAGTTCTCGGAAATAACACACGAAACATGGGGAAAAGATAGAATAAAAGTGTTACTGTGCTATATCAGAGAGACTACCGGACAGAAAGACCATAGGGATCTGACAATCCCGCTCTATATGGAAAAGTTTGTGGAACATGAAGAGAAGTGGCGTCTCACTATGGCTGTTGATCGAGAGAGATATCGACCGATAATCAAGATTCGAGATACCAAGGACCCCCAGGGCCTTCCCAATGCTCTATACGAGCGTGCGTTTCAGGAAGTGTTCGAGTTCAGCCTGAGTACCGGTATCACTGAGGAGTTACTTTCCGACATAGCGCAGAGTTTTCACCTGGGCAAGGACTCAAGGGATAGCTTGAGAGAAGTCATCCGACGCCTTTTCAGTATCTTTCGGGAGAAGGACGCGCTTAGTCTGGAAACAGATCTTTTGTTTCTTAAAGATGGAAAGTTTATGTGCAACAACTCggatttcttctttgacgacGCAGCTCGGGAGCGGCAGCGAAAGCTCTTTTTCTTGAGGGATAAGAAACAGGAGATCCCAGAGGAATTGCGAGCGGAAAAGCATGGGCTGGTGTATGTTCATATGGATGGAAATATTGGGAACGTGGTTAATGGTGCGGGACTTGCGATGGCTACGAATGATGCGATTAGTCTGTATGGTGGTTCGAGTGCGAATTTTCTTGATGCTGGGGGTCAAGCGACCAAGGAGACGATGCTGCAGGctttcaagatcatcatgtctgATATGCGAGTCAAGGTGATTCTAGTCAATATCTACGGCG GAATCACAAGATGCGATATGATTGCAGAATCCATCATAGCAGCAGCAAGCGAGCTTGGTCCCTTGAAAGTTCCCATGGTAGTCAGATTACAGGGAACAAACTCAGAGGCTGGACTCAAGCTG CTCAAAGATGCCACCTTGAATATCCACGTTGAGGCAGACTTTGGGAAAGCCGCTCAGGAGGCAGTCAGGCTGGCAGACATAGGCGCGAAAGCTGAAAGCTGA
- a CDS encoding UTP-ammonia ligase: MKVVLVSGGVISGVGKGIIASSAGLLLKTLGLRVTAIKTDPYINTDAGLLNPLEHGECFVLDDGGETDLDLGNYERYLGIQLSRDSNITTGKIYQQVIEKERRGDYLGKTVQVVPHITDAIQNWIERVAKIPVDASGESPDVCIIELGGTIGDLESGPFVEALSQLRHRLGRDNFLSISVSYVPIINGEEKTKPTQHAIRQVRSAGLIPDVIACRCERELDVATITKIARSCQVEDEQVIGVRNMDTIYQVPLLLEQEGLLKLLRKGLALEKLEVAPPMAQKGQALWDLWKKTVVPDRHLEPVNIVLVGKYVSLDDSYLSVHKALEHSAMRCKRKLNLISVDSEHLEPDMQQKDPRKFHEAWAHVVRAQGIIVPGGFGTRGIRGMVDVAKWARERKLPYLGICLGMQTAVIEYARDVMGLKDATSEEFSATAEHKVVIFMPEGSKEKMGGTMRLGSRTSHFKPGTEWSKLRALYGGADVVEERHRHRYEVNPDYIEDLEKAGLSLTSMDDQGVRVETIELKDHPFFVGLQAHPEYKSKTLAPAPSLLGLVAASSGCLDEIIEAARVKKEATNGVSDVTNF, encoded by the exons ATGAAGGTTGTTCTTGTGAGCGGCGGAGTTATCTCTGGTGTCGGCAAAG GCATTATCG CCAGTAGCGctggtcttcttctcaagactCTTGGTCTTCGAGTCACG GCGATCAAA ACCGATCCTTATATCAACACCGACGCTGGTCTTCTCAATCCTCTCGA ACACGGCGAGTGCTTCGTTCTCGATGATGGCGGCGAG ACTGATCTCGATCTTGGAAATTACGAGCG ATACCTTGGCATCCAATTGAGCCGTGACAGCAACATCACCACTGGCAAGATCTACCAGCAGGTCATT GAGAAGgagcgacgaggagattACTTGGGAAAGA CTGTTCAG GTCGTTCCCCACATCACAGACGCCATTCAGAACTGGATCGAGCGCGTTGCCAAGATCCCAGTTGACGCTTCTGGCGAATCACCAGATGTTTGCATTA TCGAGCTT GGCGGAACAATTGGTGATCTCGAATCTGGTCCTTTCGTTGAGGCCCTTTCA CAATTGCGACACAGACTCGGCCGCGACAACTTCCTCAGCATCAGCGTTTCCTACGTTCCTATCATCAATGGAGAGGAGAAGACAAAGCCTACTCAGCATGCCATCCGACAAGTTCGAAGCGCCGGTTTGATCCCCGATGTG ATTGCTTGCCGTTGCGAACGAGAGCTCGACGTTGCCACCATCACAAAGATCGCCCGAAGCTGCCAAGTCGAAGATGAGCAGGTCATTGGCGTCCGCAACATGGACACCATCTACCAGGtccctctccttctcgagcAGGAGGGTCTTCTTAAGCTTCTGCGCAAGGGTCTCgcccttgagaagctcgaggttgCTCCTCCCATGGCCCAAAAGGGCCAAGCACTTTGGGACCTCTGGAAGAAGACCGTTGTTCCCGATCGACACCTGGAACCCGTCAACATCGTCTTGGTTGGCAAGTACGTCAGCCTTGACGACTCGTATCTCAGTGTTCACAAGGCACTTGAGCACTCTGCTATGCGATGCAAGCGCAAGCTGAACCTCATCTCCGTCGATTCCGAGCACCTCGAACCCGATATGCAGCAGAAGGACCCCCGAAAGTTCCACGAGGCTTGGGCTCATGTTGTTCGAGCTCAGGGTATCATCGTTCCCGGTGGTTTCGGTACTCGAGGTATCCGTGGTATGGTTGATGTCGCCAAGTGGGCTCGTGAGCGAAAGCTCCCCTACCTCGGCATCTGCTTGGGTATGCAAACTGCTGTCATTGAGTACGCTCGTGACGTCATGGGTCTCAAGGATGCGACATCCGAGGAGTTCTCGGCCACCGCTGAGCACAAGGTTGTCATCTTCATGCCTGAGGGTTCTAAGGA GAAAATGGGTGGTACCATGAGACTTGGTAGCCGAACAAGCCACTTCAAGCCTGGCACCGAATGGAGCAAGCTCCGAGCTTTGTACGGAGGAGCCGATGTCGTGGAGGAGCGTCACCGACATCGCTATGAGGTAAACCCTGACTACATTGAGGATCTCGAGAAGGCTGGTCTTTCCTTGACCTCAATGGATGACCAAGGTGTCCGAGTTGAGACCATTGAGTTGAAGGATCACCCCTTCTTCGTCGG TCTCCAGGCTCACCCTGAGTACAAGTCCAAGACCTTGGCCCCCGCACCTTCGC TGCTCGGTCTTGTCGCCGCCAGCTCCGGATGCCTCGACGAGATTATCGAGGCCGCTCGCGTGAAGAAGGAGGCCACTAACGGAGTCAGCGACGTGACCAATTTTTAG
- a CDS encoding major facilitator superfamily domain-containing protein: MAATPGPVAKTSGGNNAFHNFHNDFAHIADPNERRRLALAEIDKAPFGWYHVRACVVAGVGFFTDSYDIFCVSMLTIMLGIVYYPGKGKLATSSDNAIKLSTSAGTVIGQLGFGMLADIVGRKRMYGLELIVIIFATLAQALTAGSPSTSLVGLIIFWRVVMGVGIGGDYPLSSIITSEFATTKWRGAMMAAVFAMQGIGQLVAALVMMFLTLGFKSSLESAPDTKHCTGDCQVAVDKMWRTLVGFGAVPACIALYYRLTIPETPRYTFDVARDVEQADEDVKAYMTGKREGDTDEIARAQVHASAKSNLQVPKASWSDFCQHYSKWKNLSILIGTAGSWFCLDVAFYGLSLNNGTILKVIGYSSKDANNMYEFLYNTAVGNIIIVLAGAVPGYWVSVATIDTLGRKTIQLGGFIILTILFIVMGFAYNHISSNGLLAIYVLAQFFFNFGPNTTTFIVPGEVFPTRYRSTSHGISAASGKIGSIIGQGAISILRTHGATDKNEAPWMDHVLEIYALFMLLGIFTTLLIPETARKTLEELSGEDDYANNPETTIDSEAHAGKNEGTSV; the protein is encoded by the exons ATGGCTGCCACTCCTGGTCCCGTCGCCAAGACAAGCGGCGGCAACAATGCCTTCCACAACTTTCACAACGACTTTGCTCACATCGCCGACCCCAATGAGCGTCGTCGTCTTGCCCTCGCCGAGATCGACAAGGCTCCTTTCGGATGGTACCATGTCCGCGCCTGTGTCgttgctggtgttggtttCTTTACTGACTCCTACGATATCTTCTGCGTGTCCATGTTGACCATCATGCTGGGTATTGTGTATTATCCTGGCAAGGGGAAGCTTGCTACCAGCTCTGATAACGCTATCAAGCTTTCGACTTCTGCTGGTACTGTTATTGGACAGCTTGGATTTGGTATGTTGGCCGATATTGTCGGTCGTAAGAGGATGTATGGTCTGGAGCTTATTGTCATCATCTTTGCGACTCTTGCCCAGGCCCTGACTGCCGGTTCGCCTTCCACCTCGCTTGttggtctcatcatcttctggCGTGTAGTCATGGGTGTTGGTATTGGTGGTGATTATCCCCTTTCTTCCATTATTACCTCCGA GTTCGCTACCACCAAGTGGCGTGGTGCCATGATGGCTGCCGTCTTTGCCATGCAGGGTATCGGTCAGCTCGTCGCCGCTCTCGTCATGATGTTCCTCACACTCGGCTTCAAGTCTTCCCTCGAGAGTGCCCCTGATACCAAGCACTGCACTGGAGACTGCCAGGTCGCCGTTGACAAGATGTGGCGTACCCTTGTTGGTTTCGGTGCCGTCCCTGCTTGCATTGCCCTCTACT ACCGTCTCACCATCCCCGAGACCCCCCGTTACACCTTCGATGTCGCCCGTGACGTTGAGCAAGCCGACGAGGACGTCAAGGCCTACATGACTGGAAAGCGTGAGGGCGACACCGACGAGATCGCCCGTGCTCAAGTCCACGCCAGCGCCAAGTCGAACCTCCAGGTCCCCAAGGCCAGCTGGAGCGACTTCTGCCAGCACTACAGCAAGTGGAAGAACCTGTCCATCCTCATCGGTACTGCTGGCTCATGGTTCTGTCTTGATGTTGCCTTTTATGGTCTCAGCTTGAATAACGGTACTATCCTCAAGGTCATCGGTTACTCTTCTAAGGATGCCAATAACATGTACGAGTTCTTGTACAACACTGCTGTTGGTAACATCATTATCGTCTTGGCTGGTGCTGTCCCTGGTTACTGGGTGTCTGTTGCCACTATCGATACCCTTGGACGAAAGACTATTCAGCTTGGTGGTTTCATCATTCTGACTATTCTCTTCATT GTCATGGGTTTCGCTTACAACCATATCTCCTCCAACGGTCTCCTCGCTATTTACGTCCTTGCccagttcttcttcaacttcg GCCCTAACACTACCACTTTCATCGTCCCTGGTGAGGTCTTCCCTACCCGCTACCGATCTACCTCCCATGGTATCTCCGCTGCCTCAGGAAAGATTGGTTCCATCATTGGCCAGGGTGCCATCTCCATCCTCCGCACCCACGGTGCCACCGACAAGAACGAGGCCCCCTGGATGGACCACGTCCTCGAGATCTATGCTCTCTTCATGCTTCTCGGTATCTTCACTACTCTCCTTATCCCTGAGACTGCCCGTAAGACCCTTGAGGAGCTCAGTGGTGAGGATGACTATGCCAACAACCCTGAGACTACCATTGATTCTGAGGCTCACGCCGGTAAGAACGAGGGAACCAGCGTTTAG